aaaaaaaattgtccaaTTCCTCAAATACTGtattgagaaaaatgaaaaattcatctTGGAAACcatgtattttattgttttattttcgGTCACTAATAAAACTGTGAACGTCAAAGAGGAGTTTTGCTGAACTCTGATTagcaaaaatgtgatttttaacaTGCCTGTTCAGTTTTTTCTATTAAGTTAATCCAAAGACTTCTTGAATAAATTTAAGCAAAGTATACCTTAttataaatattcaaaatttaaaaatttctttttgctttccttttgatGGACTACTATTATGTAAATATGAGAGCAAAACTGATTTCAGGCATTTTGGAATATTCCAGTGACACACTGCATTTTACAAGTACTGAAATATTTGTATACTGTAGGAGAAAATGTGCTTAAAATTCAGAGAGAATTCTTTTAAGTGGTCTTTTTtctgagagggaaaaaataaagggaagcaACGTGGTGGTAATTCCCTCACTGTGATTTACCCTTGGCAACACCTTGCAGCAACTGTGTTCTCCAAAATGAAGGGTGCTTAattcttcactttcttctgtATTCTGCAGGTCCCATAACAACAAACTGCAGTCTACAGCTTCTTAGAGTTCAGCGTGTTAACCTAACACACGAGCAAGAATCTGGTTGtctgaaaatttttaattaagaagcCAGATGTTTTTAGTCAGGTTATCCTGACAAGACTTGATGTAAACTGCGTTTTTATTGGTCACAACAGTCAAATTATATTCTTGGCTTATTTTGTCCaaaggacaaagaaataaaaatcagcagcaCCACTTTCTTGTCAAGATCAAATTGTTGTACTATTGtggcagaagcaggaaaactttgttttgttgaaggagagagagaaagagagcaagaaaaaagataCAGTAAATGGGGTCACGTTTAACTCCATGGAAATGCCACGTCTGTTCTTCAGTGAAGAAGCTGGTTTAAAGTCCACACAGAAAACTTtgactgtatttatttattgttgcAAAAAAGACGCTTTTTTATTGCTGCCCTCATTTGtcagctaattattttttcttataaaatcCAGCCCCGGTTACATGTAATCCATTCTGTATCTTAACATGATTCCTGTAGGTAAAAGTACAAGAAGACCTCTAgatgtcttttctttctatgaaaGGAGCTGCTATgtacacatgtgcacacacacagaactgGGAATCAACAATGAGTTTATCATTCATGGTAGATAAAAACAATTAAGCTTGCATAAAAGTTGGGCTAAGTGGTCATGGACTACAGACTCTGTTGCCTTGAATATAACAGTACAATTTGTCATTTACTCTGCACCAGACTGAAATGAGTAAAATCTATTTGAAGGTATCTTGTTTGTAAACATTTGTCagattctaatttttttcttttgtattaaaattcaaaatatggATGtatatgaaacaaaataaatggagaTAATTGTTCTCCCCACAGATGTAGGTGTCTTTGAGTGTGCGCTAATATGTTTGTAACACTTTGGGGATCTGTTCAGAACAATAGATATTTCAGGTAATAGGGGAGGGAAGTGGCCAGGGAGATCTGACTTCGTTTTGCTCCAAAGGTAGTGTTTACTACGTTTCATCCTTAAGCAGCTGTTATCCCTTTATAAAATTTCTACAGTGGTGCCAAAATTACTGTAACAGATAACGTGGTAGGAAGTATTTTGTGAAATGTCACCGCCCACTGCTGAATTAAGTGATGTTTTGCCAAGTACTCTAGGAATGTAAAGTACCACGTGTAATGATATCTTTGAAAGGCATTCTGCACTGCTtcattgttttctgtgtgaGGAGTGCTACTACGAGGGATAAATGGAAGTCACAAGAGGATGCAAATTGCAGATGACAGTGCCGTTTCTTTCCGATCTATCACTTTCACATTGCGTATATAAATGACTTGCTCATATTACCTGTCTGTAGTTAATCAGCCATGGTTTGTATGCGGCTCTTCAACCATTTGACTAGCTTTTGCACTAATTCACAGTTAACTTCTGTTCTACAGCGATCCGGGGTTTACCCAATTGATGGATAAGCTCCCTTTGGGTTTAACCTCACACCTTGCTATGCAAGAAcctcttctgttatttttcttaaaaagatgtTGCTACTGACCACACTTTCTTACACTTACAGGCTCAGGTGTACAGGTTCTTCTGGGGTAATTTTATCTAATAAAAACCCATGGTTTTTTGTACATACAACTGTTGTCATTTAACCTatatgtgaaaattaaaaataattgttcaaTGTGAAAACAATAATCCATTTATGCTTCTTAAAGTTAAAGAAGAGTAGTTGCGTTTAGGTTATGTTGTCCTTTGacgtttaaaaaaaatgctgcatatTGTATGCATTGTGTTTTTAATGCAACAAGGAAAAAATCTCAACTTTTAACAGCATTTGAACATATCCTGCATCTCATCAAAACTTCGCAGTATTTCTGTACTATTtattcatatataaatatatatgacaTGATTTAAAACTTTCCTACCTGTAGGCAATAGATTGCTATGTTTTTAACAAATTGTGGCAAACTGAAGAGTACTTTTTTGTACCTTATAGGACACATCATCCTAGACAAATAAAGTAATGTGTTTGACATTGATTTGGTGGTGTTTCTAATGAAACATTTGATAACGTTATCATATATAGGTCTTGGCATTACCAGATTATATTCAACTGCCAGTTAATCAGGTTGATTAGGGAAATAATCTATACCTACAATTTAATTGTGCTGAGAGCGTTTTTTAGTGTTTTCAATTGCCATTGAGGTACTTTTCTCCATTTATTAGTGGTGATCTTTTATAGTTAAATGGTGTTACTGAAAACACATCACTCGTAATTAATACCCACCTTCCTTAAAAGCATGTTAAGTTCATAAGACTTGTGATCTCTGTTCAGTCATCCTCCTCTTtgtgtttttataaattattgCAACGTTTGTTTCAAAGTGGTCATATATTGTAACACAGCTTTTGATAATGTGTGCTGTACcagcttgattttctttttgtctcctcAAACAAATTTGAAGTAATTATCCTTGGCCTAGATTTAGTTCCTGCAAAAGTTAGTGGGGATTTAAAGTAGAATAAAAACTTGGGCTTACCCAAAAGCCTTACATAAACCCCTGGAGAGACAGGAAGACAACAATATTCCTGTACACCTGGATTTCTGTGTATTGGCTGCAGAATTTTCATGCTTATCCTGCTGGGGAAAGAATGATTTACTGTAATGTATCAAAATGACCATGGCAGCTATTCCACGTAAGTGCCATCTTCTTTTCAGTGTGGTTAATGCTGTGAGGTTTTTGTAATAGTAAGTGCAAGACTGTGGAAATCCACTTgatctagaaatatttttttttcatcagtacATTAGTTAGCATGTGATAACACTGGTAAAAAGTAAGAACGGTCATTaggctcctgctccagctgtaTTTCAGTTAAGCTGTGAAATACAGTGGCTTGTTGCTCAGCTGTTGTGATAACATTTTAAGGAGCGACCtctcaagcaagaaagaagaggTAGGAGGACTTTGTAACGCAAAAAGAGAACACAATAAATGGCTCTTCAGGCTTGCTTCTAGAGTAATAGCTGTATCAGAGTGGTGCAGATGTTGTGTGTCAGTTATTGGCATTTTACTCGGGCTTTGGATATCATTAGCACTGGGATACTATCATTTCTCTCTTCCGAGAGACAATCAAAATGAGATATAGCTGTGGATGTTATTTTTGTACCCACACTTTGCCTGTCTTGGATTACGATAACGTCTTGGGGGCAGGGAAGGGTGCTTCATTGCTGTTCTGGGCAAATGGATGACTGTAGGATTTGCTGGTTAGTCCCTGGCCTTCAGTtgaaaatagaaacaaagaaacttGAGATCCACATGCaacccttcctccttccttctcctgtcCCTCCCAGTACACTCCAGTGCTTTGATTCACTGCCAGGAACAGTCATTCTGCCAAATCAAAAGCCCCCTCAAAGTCTCTCAGGAATATTCCATCTATACGTGCTGCGCTCCATGCAAAATCTTTCACATAACAAAAGTGAGACAGTATATTTTTTTAGATAGGCACAAGctacaaatatatttctgtcCATTAGTAACAGCCTTTTGGGTCCCAAAATATATGATGTTTGCTCTTGGTATTTGGCTTCTATTCTCTGTATCAAGAAATACTCCATACAGCGTGACATATCACCCATCCACTACTCCATAGCTTTTCAGTGACACTAGATCAAGCTGCAGACATGTATGACGGGTAGAATTGTGTTAGAACTGCCTTtgcttcaaaacagaaaatgtttatagAAGCCACTGCTTCCTGTTTGACGTCATACCATATATATCACTGTatatatgtggggttttttaagctaAATGGcactttcccatttttttaatataaatatagaTCTTAAAATCCCCAGCTGACTTGTCAAACAGGGAAATGCCTTTGTTTAATATCATTACATAAGCTTTTTGGATCTTCCAGAACCCAGGAGACAGTGAACCCAGAACCCCATGAACATTTTACTCGTTTCTTTTAAAGACTTAACGATTTGTGAATACTGACTCTTGGAATAGCAAACATTAAGATCCCCTTTGCAGCAGTTTCATAGCTTCTTGCATCCCACCACattaaaattactaaaaaattgtatttttgatTCAAAAAGTAACTTTACTGATGTGCAAGTACAAACTTGGTAATATTTCTCCTGGGAAAATGACATTTAGTACACAGCTCTAGGACTGAACTTTTAAGGGACAGACAGTGTAACCAGGCATACAAAATGTGCATCCAATTGCGTGCTCATTTTGCATTCCTTGGCATGAACTTGCGCCGTTATTCGTAAGCCTAATTGGGCATTTGTGTTGTGCAGTTACTTGATTTGCTTTCAGTTGGTGTATTCAAATACTCAAAATAATTACGTAGCTATTTTGTATGCTTCATGTGAAAATCCAGCTCTGTTTGAAGAATGAcgtaatttttaaaagtcatatgGACATGTTTGAGGAcaccaaaacaatacaaatgCTATGTAGTTTTGCTGgtttcttttgaataaaatgCATGTAATACTTTAGGCAGAATTGTGTGAAAACACAGTGGACGTCCTCTATAGATAAAGCTATGGTATCATCTAACATTCGTTCAAGGTTAAGGGTTTGAAAGTGCAGTTACTTCTTGTGGACCTAGAACAACATCTGCAGAATTTTACTTTACAATTACTACAGATTATTAGGTGTACGTTACAACAGGGGAGGCAATAATAACCTGTGGCTCTGAAAACAGCTGGAGCAAATTCATGACCATTTAACATTCCCTAGACTGACTTTTGTGCTAAACTTCACGATATATCTGTACCTCGTCAAGACATTCAGTTAGCGTTTGCTAAAGCGCAAAAGCAAGTGTCGTATCACAACCACTTTCAGAGGTGAGGAGAACTGTCGCCCGCTGTTGCTAAACCATGGCCGGGTTTATTCTGGAAGATGAATTCTGCTGCTGTCTGTATCCTAGACGGAGGTTACTGGAGCCTTATCTGCATCTAGTGTGAGCCGCTTGCACTGTGCGATCCCTCTTCCTATTGAATCTCTTCAcgtagctgctgctgcttctaagCAAGCCATCCCCCGGCCTCAGGCGCCCTCGCAGGAACTGCAGCAGGTTTGCGGGGATCTGTCGTCTCTTGTGGTAGATCCGACCCATCACAATGTATCTGCTGCCTGCAAAATAAAGGAGACTTCTGTGCTGTGAAGAAAGCGTGGATTCATTCGCTACACTCGCTCTACGGGCAACAGATTTGTGAACAGATGGGAAGTTGTACCCTGCAGAAATATATCCTGTACGTGTGGCTTAGTACAGCGGCACCCTGAGCTTCAGTGGGACTTGTGGGTTGTGCTCGCATGGAAATAATGACTTACTGTGTTGTATTGCAATTAGAAGCTTTTTGGGGGAAATACTGGTGTTTGATAAACTTGCATCTAGAAGGCAAACTGGACTACTTAAAAAGGTATCATCTTAAGCTcctgttttttgggtttttggttttttcctcaaacCTGAAACCTCTTGCAATCATTTTGGAACTGGATAAAGTTAAGAAAGGACTACGCTGCTACCTGACTTCTTCACACAGTTGGttctcttctgaaaatttaGAGAAACTGGGAGGGAAGAAGCCCTCCAGTTTAACAGTAAatagggtggtttttttcttttcaaagtacCACAACAATGCAGGATAAGCCTATTAAACTAGGGCAGACTAAAATTGCACTGCATGCAGGAGGAATAGTGGAATGGATTTAGCTGGAATTATTTACCAAGTTTAAAGTCGGGACATGGTTTACTGCAGTTTAAAGTATCCAAAACTAGAATGTGAACTCGAAAGAAGAAGCCATCAGGAGTAATGTACAGGCGACTCATCTTGTATAATCCATCGCTGTTTACCAAAAGCGTAATCAAGTGGATTCCATTCCCCACTCTTTCCATGTTATAAACAATTCCATTCACTGCTGTTttaagggagggggaaaaaaaaagaagcaagcatCAGATTACATATTTTGGTGGCAACTCAGGTTATATGTGAAGGCtctcatttaaaatgctgtaaagTAAGCATCAGCAGAAATTCTTTGGCTCAGTAGTGGGCAGCCTTGGAAGTAGGTTCCTTCAAATAATCATATTTGATGAGGTCATCACCTTAGTTTTTGCTGAGTTACTAACCTTCTTATGCTTTACAGGTCTGAGCTGTTTCTCAGTCAAGTTTATAAGATGTTGCAAAATGAAGTGATGGGTTTAGTACTGTTTTCCATCCCAATATAGAAAAAGTGGACATATTTACCTAacaaagtaaaattttcaaatgtaaaatttcaCAATGAAGTACAAAGCTAACCTGCTAATGAAACACTtcagcttttgaaagaaaaggccCTTGTCATACCAAGCAGCAAGGGCACCAAGTAGGCAGTGTTGTACACTCAGACAATCACTTCATGCTGTCCACccaatttctggttttaacaaGTGCTGAGCTGACTGCAGGAATCGGAAAACAACAAACACGTTAGGCAGTTAAGGCAAATAGGACTTCTATAACTCGTGTGACACCTGCCTCATTGAGTGAGAACTTTGATTCATTCACTTATTCTTTAATCTGCACTGTAAACCTGAAGAAACGAAAACCTCTTTCTGATCACTGCAACGGAACCTTGGCTGATCTGTTGCTCAGACTGTCTTTTTCCTA
This region of Buteo buteo chromosome 13, bButBut1.hap1.1, whole genome shotgun sequence genomic DNA includes:
- the C13H17orf58 gene encoding UPF0450 protein C17orf58 homolog isoform X3, encoding MTSLVEAHPFPDSRAVESDDPNTLDHFNRPGKIIPYKHTDLFKKITKPSWVTNRQSSSLLYHFSALKKDADKEKACLTECRKERDEVEAYCASEFAVNGIVYNMERVGNGIHLITLLVNSDGLYKMSRLYITPDGFFFRVHILVLDTLNCSKPCPDFKLGSRYIVMGRIYHKRRQIPANLLQFLRGRLRPGDGLLRSSSSYVKRFNRKRDRTVQAAHTRCR